The genomic segment AAAAGACCTTCCTCATGAAGTTAACGGGTCTCAGACAAGCCCGTTTTTTGCGACCGCCAACGCGGCTGTTTCCAAAAAAGCGGCTATGGCTATCGGCAACGCATTCTGGCACGAACCTACAGGCGAAGACGTGGATTTTAATCTGCGCGTATCAAAAGCCGGCTTTAAGCTTTTCTTCCAGCCGTCAGCTATCGTGGATCACATGCACAGGGCCACGCCGCAGCAGTTTTACAAACAGCTTTACGGTTACGGTTACGGACATCCTCTTTTAATAAGGGAACATTCCAAAAAAGTGCTTGAATTTTATATTGATTATTTTGGCGGCATATCGCTTCCGATACCTTTTCCGATACCGGGTATCATTTACATCGGCGACTGGCTTTTAATGCACCTGTTGTCGCTGTCTTTCCTTATCACTTTAATAGTTTCCGCGTTTGTGGGCGGGATTATCGCTAACTTTACCCCGCTTGCGGTGCTTTTTGGTTTGTCGCTGTTTTTTGTGGGAAAGTTTTTTATCCCCGCGTTTAAGATTAAACCAAGGGCGAAACTTCTTACATGGATGAAAATTCAGTATATGTCAAAGTGGAATTTCATCAAAGGCGGCCTTGACAGCCAGAAAAAGTTTAACGCGATCAACCTGGAAGGTTAATTTAAACCAAACTTCAAAGGCGCGGGGTGCCCAAAGCATCCCGCGCCTTTTTTATTACAAAAAATACTGTGACGGTATTATAAACAACGGAGAAATAATATGAAAAAAATTACGGCGATAAGCGTGCTTGTCCTGGTTTCGGTTCTTTTTTTAATTTTAGTTTCGGGCGCGGCGGATGAAGCGGTGTTTGTGAAAAAAGCGTCTGAAATAAGGTCTTTATCCGGCAGTTATAACGGCGCGGTTGTAAGCGCGGCTTATATTAAAACGCTGCCGGCGCCTGTAAAAAAGTTTGCGGCATTTCTTGGAATTGCCGGCAAACCCATGATTGATTCGGCGGCAGTTTACCATACCGGGGAATTTAAGCCTGTAGAAAACGGGCGGTGGTTTAAAATAAACGGAACATATCACCTGACCGGCAAAATGCCGTCTTTTATATGGAGGGGTGTTATAAATATGGCGCCGCTTTTAACTATGGGCGCGACAGATTCTTATTTTAACGGTAATGGCAGGATGCATATTAAGCTGATGTCTATGTTTACACTTCAGGACGCAACAGGCGGTTCTATGAATCAGGCGTCATTAGAACGGATGCTTACTGAATGCCTGCTTATTCCTGCTGTATTGTTTGATAAGGATGTTGTCACTTGGGAAAAAAACGGGGCAAATTCCGCGTATGCTGTTATAAAAGACGCCGGCATGACGGCGCGTGCTCTGGTTGTTTTTAATCAGGACGGTTCCATAAAATCAATGAAGCTGAACAGAAACAGGCAGGAAGGGGAAGCGCTTGTCCCAAGGGAATGGGTGGGTTATTCAGGAGAGTTTAAGGATTATAGCGGCTATAAGCTTCCTTCATATATGGAAGGGGCGTGGGTAGCGGATGGAAAAGAAATGCCGTATGTAAAATTTATAATTGAAAAGGCGGTATTTGTTCCGGTTTTATCGGGCAACAACAGGGAAGTATCACTGCATTAATGCCTGCTGTAATAAAAAACGGGTTGAAATAAAATAATTTTTCTTGTTGACAAATAATTATTTTGAAATATACTTAGATAGTCTAATAATTAGTAAAATAAACTATCAGGAGTGTTAAGATGGATGCGGCATCAAGGGAGTTAACGGAATATATCCGCAGAGTGGGACATCTTGCCCAGAAAAAATTTCCAAAAAAAGCGTGCTTAAGGGGCGTTCATGAAATAACCATGGCGCAGATGTATGTTATTGGGCGCGTATTTGAAAACGGCAGGATGAAAATGGGCGATCTGGCAAAAAGTGAAGGCGTAAAACTTCCCACTATGACAAGTATGGTAAACAAGCTGGTTAAGAACGGCCTGTTTATAAGGCAGAGCGACGAAAAAGACAGAAGAACCGTCTGGATTTCTGTTTCCGGCAAGACAAGAAAAGAGGTCATAGGGTATCTTAAACAAATGGACAGCCTGATGGGTAATCTGATGTCGGTACTGACAAATGAGGAAAAGAAAACATCTTTAAAAATACTTAAAAAAATGGAAAATCACCTTGAAAGGATGGGTAAATAAAATGAAAAAAATAATTGCTGTAATTTTATTATTAACGGCTGTTTCATTTCCTGTAAACGCGGAAAAGTGGGTTTTTACGGAATTTGGGCTTAGTTACGGGACAATAACAAGCCCGCAAAGCAGAGGCATAGGAAGCTACGGAGTATTTGACACGCCGGTATTTGACGCGAAAGCGGGGGTTTCAATATATAAGTGGGGCGAAATTTACCTTGGCGGCGCGTATAACGTATTTATAGCCAGGCAGGATTCCAATTCATGCGCTGTATTTGCGCCTTTATATATAGGCGCGCGCGCGAACATATTTCCGCTGTGGCCGGTTTTTCCGGATGTCTTTTTTGAAACCGGAATGTCTTTGGGCAGTATGCACATGCTTGTGCTTAATCCCTCGCCGGGATACAGGGATATA from the Candidatus Goldiibacteriota bacterium genome contains:
- a CDS encoding glycosyltransferase is translated as MAEKPLVTIISPVRNAERTIDTTIQYLLNVDYPRESMEIIFADGGSTDKTVEIIKKWQEKYPFIKLELVPDSKSPGHARNAALAVAKGEYILFTDGDCAPHKDWIEKMVEPFLKDETIGMVGGEVYTLRTDAENDTENYCEQVGFLSIGNRVGMKNGGYYPPVKKDLPHEVNGSQTSPFFATANAAVSKKAAMAIGNAFWHEPTGEDVDFNLRVSKAGFKLFFQPSAIVDHMHRATPQQFYKQLYGYGYGHPLLIREHSKKVLEFYIDYFGGISLPIPFPIPGIIYIGDWLLMHLLSLSFLITLIVSAFVGGIIANFTPLAVLFGLSLFFVGKFFIPAFKIKPRAKLLTWMKIQYMSKWNFIKGGLDSQKKFNAINLEG
- a CDS encoding MarR family transcriptional regulator; its protein translation is MDAASRELTEYIRRVGHLAQKKFPKKACLRGVHEITMAQMYVIGRVFENGRMKMGDLAKSEGVKLPTMTSMVNKLVKNGLFIRQSDEKDRRTVWISVSGKTRKEVIGYLKQMDSLMGNLMSVLTNEEKKTSLKILKKMENHLERMGK